A genome region from Dehalococcoidia bacterium includes the following:
- a CDS encoding helix-turn-helix domain-containing protein — MATWGFITNHGLVLAAIARHPRSTAREIGDAVGITERATHNIIKGLEEAGYITKTRDGRKNHYRLHPGMPLDETAVSDAAIGELLVMLGWKRRKSPDKAAAAEEAKE; from the coding sequence ATGGCTACATGGGGCTTTATCACAAACCACGGTCTGGTCTTGGCCGCCATTGCAAGGCATCCGCGCAGCACAGCCAGAGAGATCGGTGATGCTGTCGGCATCACCGAGAGGGCAACACACAACATTATTAAGGGCCTCGAAGAAGCGGGATACATTACTAAGACCAGGGATGGCAGGAAGAACCACTATCGCTTACACCCAGGCATGCCCCTTGACGAGACGGCGGTGAGCGATGCTGCTATCGGGGAACTCCTGGTGATGCTGGGGTGGAAGCGCCGGAAGAGTCCTGACAAGGCCGCTGCGGCCGAAGAGGCTAAGGAGTAG
- a CDS encoding glycosyltransferase, translating to MRQTNITPKNTEFVLLCFEGPDRYSQAGGLGVRIDNLSATLATMGFNTHLFFVGDPALPGEELRFRGKLSLHRWCQWISKYYPNGVYEGEDEKLYDFNESLPWFIKEHIVKPAVAKGKLVVILGEEWHTAEVMCRLSDAFFNDGLRDNVVMFWNANNIFSFHRINWGRLNYTTTITTVSRYMKHVMWRMGLNPLVIPNGIPKSSLGKVDYRETEAVREALGADLVLCKVARWDPDKRWNTAVEAIAKLKEKGIKTVLLARGGMESHGEEVLCNARSLGLTVGEARTKQGSPDGYLAALQEAAPCDIIDIKFHMPLDLLRVVYRAADGVLANSGHEPFGIVGLEAMAAGGIAFTGCTGEDYAIPFVNAFVLETANPMEIVGYMMYLRDYPKECTRIREAARRTARYFTWEAAAQNLISKLENQARMQEALGGKPTPLEPQFALSKLPPELVATTLNHY from the coding sequence ATGAGGCAGACAAACATTACCCCCAAGAACACTGAGTTCGTGCTCCTTTGCTTTGAAGGGCCGGACCGCTACTCCCAGGCCGGTGGCCTGGGAGTACGAATAGACAACCTGTCAGCCACCCTGGCGACGATGGGCTTCAACACGCACCTGTTCTTCGTCGGCGACCCCGCTCTCCCGGGTGAGGAGCTGAGGTTCAGGGGCAAGCTCTCACTGCACCGGTGGTGCCAGTGGATCAGCAAGTATTATCCCAATGGTGTGTATGAGGGGGAGGATGAAAAGCTCTATGACTTCAACGAGTCCCTCCCATGGTTTATCAAGGAACACATCGTCAAACCAGCGGTGGCCAAGGGTAAGCTGGTAGTGATCCTCGGCGAGGAGTGGCACACGGCGGAGGTGATGTGTCGCCTCAGCGATGCCTTTTTTAACGATGGCCTTAGGGACAATGTGGTGATGTTCTGGAATGCCAACAACATCTTCTCCTTCCACCGCATCAACTGGGGGCGGCTCAACTACACCACCACCATTACTACGGTGAGCCGGTATATGAAGCACGTCATGTGGAGGATGGGGCTGAACCCCCTGGTTATTCCCAATGGGATACCGAAGAGCTCGCTCGGCAAGGTTGACTACAGGGAGACTGAGGCGGTGAGGGAGGCCCTCGGCGCGGACCTGGTGCTGTGCAAGGTGGCTCGCTGGGACCCTGACAAGCGGTGGAACACGGCCGTGGAGGCCATCGCCAAGCTCAAAGAGAAGGGCATAAAGACAGTGCTTTTGGCCCGGGGTGGGATGGAGTCACACGGTGAGGAGGTGCTGTGTAATGCTCGATCGCTGGGCCTCACCGTTGGGGAGGCGAGGACCAAGCAGGGCTCGCCTGACGGCTACCTGGCAGCGCTGCAAGAGGCCGCCCCGTGTGACATCATCGATATCAAGTTCCACATGCCCCTCGACTTATTGCGCGTGGTGTACCGGGCTGCTGATGGCGTGCTTGCCAACAGCGGACATGAGCCTTTCGGCATCGTGGGGCTGGAGGCGATGGCGGCCGGAGGGATTGCCTTTACCGGCTGCACCGGCGAGGACTACGCCATCCCCTTTGTAAACGCCTTTGTTCTGGAGACAGCCAACCCCATGGAGATCGTGGGCTACATGATGTACCTGCGGGACTATCCCAAAGAGTGCACGCGAATTCGAGAGGCGGCGAGGCGCACTGCCCGCTACTTCACCTGGGAGGCTGCTGCACAGAACTTGATCAGCAAGCTGGAGAACCAGGCCCGGATGCAAGAGGCCCTGGGTGGCAAGCCCACGCCTCTCGAGCCGCAGTTTGCGCTGTCCAAGTTGCCCCCGGAACTGGTCGCCACCACACTGAACCACTACTAA
- a CDS encoding glycoside hydrolase, whose translation MAQDLVIYTVVHQPRRLKLPAQPIPEGAAPGDIERCLFDEQLNEEYFRKVATYCYYPATEMFLHLADGGVKFSVGFSVSVLLQTGAWDRKLFHLFYQLVAHPNVELVNVEPYHSFLPLIDLRMFARRMSWARNHLEKALGKRPEVTDTTEMLMSDGIYHALDGLGFTAAFLDGRPSVMEWREPTHLYHKGKDMMLLARHFELSDDVGYRFSNKGWWGYPLLADTYAHWLREATGDFVVLAWDYETFGEHHSRDTGIFDFTTRLPEELAKRRIGTLTPSEAIAKYRERSYHLPLPAFPCTWAGEGGIEFFLGNAAQQAVFQLMLQAYNKALLTKNHRLIDLALWLVQSDNLHLIQWFGRSGSEAEVSAYFTPKEWWGMGPSGIVWEMQQVYKNFIRALDAHL comes from the coding sequence ATGGCGCAAGACTTAGTGATCTACACCGTGGTGCACCAGCCGCGGCGGCTCAAGCTACCGGCGCAGCCCATCCCTGAGGGCGCTGCCCCCGGGGATATCGAGCGCTGCCTGTTCGACGAGCAGCTAAACGAGGAGTACTTCCGAAAGGTTGCCACCTACTGCTACTATCCCGCTACCGAGATGTTTCTCCATCTCGCCGATGGGGGTGTGAAGTTCTCGGTAGGATTCTCTGTCTCCGTGTTGCTGCAGACCGGAGCGTGGGATCGAAAGCTCTTCCACCTGTTCTACCAACTGGTGGCGCATCCCAACGTGGAGCTCGTCAACGTCGAGCCGTATCATAGCTTCCTCCCACTCATCGACCTCCGCATGTTTGCCCGCCGGATGTCGTGGGCCCGCAACCACCTGGAGAAGGCCCTGGGCAAGAGGCCTGAGGTAACTGATACCACCGAGATGCTCATGTCCGACGGTATCTACCACGCCCTGGACGGGCTGGGCTTCACTGCCGCCTTCCTCGACGGGCGACCATCGGTCATGGAGTGGCGCGAGCCGACCCACCTCTATCACAAGGGGAAGGACATGATGCTCCTGGCACGGCACTTCGAGCTTAGCGATGATGTCGGCTATCGCTTTTCCAACAAGGGCTGGTGGGGCTATCCACTTCTCGCCGATACCTATGCCCACTGGCTGAGGGAAGCCACGGGGGATTTCGTGGTGCTGGCGTGGGACTATGAGACCTTCGGCGAGCATCACTCCCGGGATACCGGCATCTTCGATTTCACGACACGCCTGCCTGAGGAGTTGGCGAAGCGGCGGATAGGGACGCTGACACCCAGTGAGGCGATCGCGAAGTACCGGGAGCGAAGCTACCACCTGCCTTTACCGGCATTTCCCTGCACCTGGGCCGGCGAAGGAGGAATTGAGTTCTTTCTGGGAAACGCTGCACAGCAGGCCGTATTCCAGCTAATGCTGCAAGCCTACAACAAGGCCCTACTAACCAAGAATCATCGGCTGATAGACCTCGCCCTGTGGCTGGTTCAATCGGACAACCTCCATCTTATCCAGTGGTTCGGGCGCTCAGGATCGGAGGCCGAGGTATCTGCCTACTTCACGCCGAAGGAGTGGTGGGGGATGGGGCCATCGGGCATCGTGTGGGAAATGCAGCAGGTATACAAGAACTTCATCCGAGCCCTCGACGCGCACCTTTAG
- a CDS encoding Hsp20/alpha crystallin family protein, producing MPLPEMFEKEDKFIVKAELLGVKREKIDVSVSGDTMTIKGERKTETGINKEDYHFCERFYGSFFRSITLPSAVNTEKTRPAIRMACKRSPCLKLRRSSRRRWRFPSNDYL from the coding sequence GTGCCTCTACCAGAGATGTTTGAAAAGGAAGATAAGTTCATCGTGAAGGCCGAGCTTCTAGGCGTGAAGAGAGAGAAGATTGATGTCTCAGTTTCGGGGGATACCATGACCATTAAAGGAGAGCGTAAGACTGAGACCGGTATCAATAAGGAAGACTACCACTTCTGCGAGCGGTTCTATGGTAGCTTCTTCCGCTCGATCACCCTGCCTTCCGCTGTGAATACCGAGAAGACGAGGCCAGCTATCAGAATGGCGTGTAAGAGGTCACCCTGCCTAAAGCTGCGGAGATCAAGCCGAAGAAGGTGGAGATTTCCGTCAAATGACTATTTATAG